A stretch of the Sylvia atricapilla isolate bSylAtr1 chromosome 30, bSylAtr1.pri, whole genome shotgun sequence genome encodes the following:
- the HORMAD1 gene encoding HORMA domain-containing protein 1, whose translation MATAQKQKNSVSAVVFPKKIATEQQSLMLVKRLLAVAVSCITYLRGIFPESAYGTRYMDDVCVKILREDKNCPGSTQLVKWMLGCYDALQKKYLRQIVLAVYTQPEDPQTVTECYHFKFKYTHNGLLLDFGSKDKKADSSITCADTKKASILLIRKIYVLMQNLSPLPNDVCLTMKLLYYDEVTPPDYQPPGFKEAKDEGLMFNEEPMYLNVGEIPTPFHMLKLKITTEKQRMENVDKNILKQGETAELLHVCGVSRGDPEEESQDMNEDPVLDNDMEDQNHVNISEAQEKNSTREEEAGGMQTPPRVSNPQVDHLTHKTSELIVSESRTRSGKIFQSCIVHRAELSSSQDVLPKRRKLSEPKEQF comes from the exons ATGGCAACTGCTCAGAAGCAAAAGAATTCTGTG AGTGCAGTTGTATTTCCCAAGAAAATAGCCACAGAGCAGCAATCCCTGATGCTGGTGAAGAGGCTCCTGGCAGTGGCAGTGTCCTGCATCACATACCTGAGGGGAATCTTTCCTGAAAGTGCCTATGGAACCAGATACATGGATG atgTCTGTGTCAAAATTCTGCGGGAAGACAAGAACTGTCCTGGCTCTACTCAGCTGGTGAAATG GATGTTAGGATGCTATGATGCCTTGCAGAAGAAATAC CTGAGACAGATTGTCCTAGCA gtcTATACCCAGCCAGAAGATCCTCAG ACAGTCACAGAGTGTTACCACTTCAAGTTCAAGTACACCCACAATGGCCTCCTCCTGGATTTTGGCAG CAAGGACAAGAAGGCAGACTCCAGCATCACGTGTGCAGACACCAAGAAGGCCAGCATCCTCCTCATCCGCAAGATCTACGTCCTGATGCAGAACCTGAGCCCGCTGCCCAACGATGTCTGCCTCACCATGAAGCTCCTCTACTATGATGAGG TTACACCCCCTGATTACCAACCTCCAGGGTTCAAGGAGGCCAAGGACGAGGGGCTGATGTTTAATGAGGAGCCCATGTACCTGAACGTGGGGGAGATACCAACACCTTTTCACATGCTGAAACTGAAGATTACCACTGAGAAGCAGCGCATGGAGAATGTTGATAAGAACATCCTGAAGCAGGGAGagactgctgagctgctccacgTGTGTGGAGTGAGCCGAGGTGATCCAGAAGAAGAGAGCCAGGACATGAAT GAGGATCCTGTCTTGGATAATGACATGGAAGATCAGAATCATGTGAATATTTCAGAAGCTCAAG aaaagaattCAACTCGTGaagaggaggctggagggatGCAGACTCCCCCCCGTGTTTCCAATCCTCAG GTTGATCATTTGACCCATAAAACGTCTGAGCTGATTGTGTCAGAGAGCAGGACAAGAAGTGGAAAGATATTCCAAAGCTGCATT gtGCACCGGGCTGAGCTCTCCTCCAGCCAGGACGTGCTGCCCAAAAGGAGGAAGCTCAGCGAGCCCAAGGAGCAGTTTTAG
- the GOLPH3L gene encoding Golgi phosphoprotein 3-like, producing the protein MTTLTHRGRRVEGRNSDKKPDSEEDAAADRDLNEDDPDDSKDIRLTLMEEVLLLGLKDKEGYTSFWNDCISSGLRGGILIELALRGRIRLEPLSLRKKRLLERKVLLKSDAPTGDVLLDETLRHIKATESAETVQTWIELLTGETWNPFKLQYQLRNVRERLAKALVEKGILTTEKQNFLLFDMTTHPVSNTSEKQRLVKKLQESVLERWVNDPQRMERRTLALLVLAHASDVLENVFASLADDKYDVAMNRTKDLLDMDPEVEAAKAKGTEMIWAVLAAFNKS; encoded by the exons ATGACGACCCTCACGCACCGGGGCCGGCGGGTGGAAGGCAGGAACTCGGACAAGAAGCCAGACAGCGAGGAGGATGCTGCTGCGGACCGGGACCTGAACGAGGACGATCCCGATGACTCCAAAGACATCCGCCTCACGCTCATGGAggaggtgctgctcctggggctgaaGGACAAGGAG GGCTACACCTCCTTCTGGAATGACTGCATCTCCTCGGGGCTGCGGGGTGGGATCCTCATCGAGCTGGCTCTGCGCGGCCGTATCCGCCTGGAGCCGCTGTCCCTGCGGAAGAagaggctgctggagaggaag GTGCTGCTGAAGTCGGATGCTCCGACGGGCGACGTGCTGCTGGATGAGACCCTGCGGCACATCAAGGCCACGGAGTCGGCGGAGACGGTGCAGACCTGGATAGAGCTGCTCACTG gAGAGACCTGGAACCCCTTCAAGCTGCAGTACCAACTGCGCAACGTGCGGGAGCGCCTGGCCAAGGCTCTGGTGGAGAAAGGCATCCTGACCACGGAGAAACAGAACTTCCTGCTCTTCGACATGACCACACACCCTGTCAGCAACACCTCGGAGAAGCAGCGCCTGGTGAAGAAGCTCCAGGAGAGCGTCCTGGAGCGCTGGGTCAACGATCCCCAGCGCATGGAGCGCAGGACTCTGGCCCTGCTGGTGCTGGCCCACGCCTCGGACGTGCTGGAGAACGTTTTCGCCAGCCTGGCTGATGACAAGTACGACGTGGCCATGAACAGGACCAAGGACCTGCTGGATATGGACCCTGAGGTGGAAGCTGCCAAGGCCAAGGGCACGGAGATGATCTGGGCCGTCCTGGCAGCCTTCAATAAgtcctaa
- the LOC136372978 gene encoding alpha-endosulfine isoform X1, with protein sequence MAAPLGTSAFTEETGQEKQDTQEKDKAIPPERAEEAKLKAKYPNLGQKPGGSDFLMKRLQKGQKYFDSGDYNMAKAKMKNKQLPSAGPDKNLVTGDHIPTPQDLPQRKSSLVTSKLAG encoded by the exons ATGGCAGCTCCGCTCGGTACCAGCGCCTTCACGGAGGAGACCGGACAGGAGAAACAG GACACTCAGGAGAAGGACAAAGCCATCCCCCctgagagagcagaggaggcCAAGCTCAAGGCCAAATACCCCAACCTGGGCCAGAAGCCTGGAGGCTCTGATTTCCTCATGAAGAGGCTGCAGAAAGGG CAAAAATACTTCGATTCTGGCGACTACAACATGGCCAAGGCGAAGATGAAGAACAAGCAGCTGCCAAGTGCAGGGCCTGACAAGAACCTGGTGACAGGAGACCACATCCCCACGCCCCAGGACCTGCCACAGAGAAAGTCCTCACTTGTCACCAGCAAGCTGGCGGGGTAG
- the LOC136372978 gene encoding alpha-endosulfine isoform X2, producing MAAWGDTQEKDKAIPPERAEEAKLKAKYPNLGQKPGGSDFLMKRLQKGQKYFDSGDYNMAKAKMKNKQLPSAGPDKNLVTGDHIPTPQDLPQRKSSLVTSKLAG from the exons ATGGCGGCGTGGGGG GACACTCAGGAGAAGGACAAAGCCATCCCCCctgagagagcagaggaggcCAAGCTCAAGGCCAAATACCCCAACCTGGGCCAGAAGCCTGGAGGCTCTGATTTCCTCATGAAGAGGCTGCAGAAAGGG CAAAAATACTTCGATTCTGGCGACTACAACATGGCCAAGGCGAAGATGAAGAACAAGCAGCTGCCAAGTGCAGGGCCTGACAAGAACCTGGTGACAGGAGACCACATCCCCACGCCCCAGGACCTGCCACAGAGAAAGTCCTCACTTGTCACCAGCAAGCTGGCGGGGTAG